DNA from Thermococcus sp. LS1:
CAAGAGGAGGAAGACCACCAAAAAGAAGGCCGAGGAGTCGGCCGAGAGTGCTGAGGAGAAGAAGGAAGAGACTGAGTGAGGCCAAAGCTTTTATCTTCTTTTCCTAACTTTTCTCCATGGAACTGAAGCGGAACCCCTGGCTTCTCTATGCGCTCTCCCTTGTGTTCATCCCTCTCGTCTGGGGCAGGGGAGACAATGTTTTCGAGTGGGCAGCTTACAACACAGCTTTTTACGTCGTTCTGCCGTTGGCCGTTGGTTATCTTCTCGGTTTTAAGCCAAGAGAACTCGGCTTTCAACTTGGAAACCGCAAGGGTTACAAGTGGTTTGTCGTTCTCTTTTTGCTCTCGATCCCGATAAGCCTGTACGGGACGAGGGTTCCCGAGATGAAAAACTACTATCCAATATTCGCCTACTCCGGCTGGACCGACTTCCTCATCAAGGAGCTTGCTGTTGGTGCGATAATGTTCGCCCACGAAGCCTTCTATCGGGGGATATTGCTCTTCCCGCTGGCGAAGAAGAATGAGTGGCTCGCTATACTGGCCCAGGATGTTCCCTACACCTTAGTTCATATTGGAAAGCCAGGTATCGAAATCCCCTACGCATTCTTTGCGGGAATAGTCTTTGCAAAAATGGATTTGAAGGGTGAGAGCTTCCTTCCGAGCTTTCTCCTCCACTGGCTCGGCTCGGTCCTCTTCGACGTCATGTGCGTTCTCCTTTGAGCAAGCCTTTTTAAATCCGCCTCGAAGGAATGTTTATGCTCGGAGCCGAGGTGTACTCTCGCGGCCGCTTCTGGGAGGTTGACCTCCTCAGGGGGATAGGCATCACTATGATGGTTGTCTCCAACTTCGTCACGGATTTACAGCTCTTCCTGAACTATTCAGGACATCCCTTCTTCTGGAAGGCTTTCGCCTATGCAACGGCATCGATATTCGTCTTCGTCTCCGGCCTCTCCTTCTGGATAAGTTACTCCCGGACGATCAAGAAGAACCCCCGTCCCTACGCCAAGTACTTCAGGAGATTCCTTAAGCTCTTCGGCCTGGGCATGCTGATAACGGTCGTCACGTACCTTTTCCTCGACGGCATGACAATTTACTTTGGGATTCTCCACTTCCTCGGCGTCGCAACGCTCTTAGCGATTCCCTTCTACCGCTTTGGGAAGCTTAATCTCTTGTGGGCGGCCTTCTTCATCTTCGGCTCCCTCTGGGTGAGAAACCTAATCGGCCCTCCGTGGCTTCTTCCCCTCGGAATAACCTTCAAAGGATTTTCTTCCCCGGACTATTTCCCGGTATTTCCCTGGTTTGGGGTTTACCTCCTCGGTCTCACAGCAGGCAGCGTCTTCTATCCGGAGGGAATGAGGAAAAAGGAGTTGAGAATCCCCGCAAACCCTCTCGTTTTAGCCCTCTGCGTGGTCGGCAGGCACACTCTCGGCATATATCTCGTCCATCAGCCTCTGCTGGTTGGTCTCCTCATGCTGATTTACGGCCCTCTTCCCGGGATTTCCCTTTAGCCTCAACCCTCGCCGTTCCGTAGCCGACGAAGAGCACCTTATCCGGGTCCAGAGCCCTCAGCACCTCTGGCCTGTGGGTGATTATGAGGGCGGTGATGCCGGCCTCCCTGATAATCTCGGCCACCTTTTTGGCCACTCTCATGGCCGTGAGCGTATCGAGATGAGCTGCAAACTCGTCCATGAGGAGGAGATTTGGCTTCTCAGCGAGGAGTGAAGCTATCTTTGCCCTTTCCTTCTGACCTGTAGAGAGCTCGCCGAACTTTGCGCGGTAGAGAACTGCGTCGCTAAGTCCAGCCCTGTTGAGCACCTCCACAGCCGCGTTGAGGTCTCTAATCTTTCTGTAAACGTGCTCCAATATGCTCTCTGAGCCAAAGGAAGGCTCGAATTCTCCGGGTATAAGCACGGAAACCTTGACGTTCTCCGGGACGCTGATTTCTCCTTCACTCGGTCTGTACTTCTCCTCCCAGTAGCCCTTCGCCGCTCCGAGGATGAGCCTCAGCAGGGTCGTCTTTCCAGCTCCGCTCGCACCGACTACCGCTATCAGCTCTCCAGGCTTTATCTCAAAGTTAAGGTTCCTCAAAACTGGACGCTGTATAACCCTGTGCCTGACTCCAAAGGCTTTCAGCAGCTCTTGAATCTCCTCAGGTAATCCTTTAACGTCGAGCTCGCTCTCGAAGACCTTGCTGACGTTCTTAAAGACTATCGGGCCGCTCAGAGGCTCGACCTTACCGTAGCTCGGCCTCCACAGGCGACCGTCCTCTGGCGCGTAGGGGTCTTCGCGAAGGAAGCGCTCGATGTATTCTTTGGCCTCCTCAGTGAGCGGATAGAAGAGGACAGGCCTTCCGCTTGCCGTCTCCCAGAGGAACTTGAAGCCGACCTTCTCGAAGAAGGGGTTATAGCGGGCCATCTGCGCTATGGTCTCTACTATGTGTTTCCTCTTTCTCATCTCCGGGACCCTGCGCTCAGCTATCCACTCAAGGGCAGCCCTAACACTCAGCTGACCCAAACCATCGGAACGGTAGTCCGGATGAACCACAACACGCGCAATTCTAGCGCCAGCGGTGTTGGTTTCTTTCAAAGCTCTCCACTTAGCCTCTTCCCATAGGAGGGAACGCGCTACCTTTCTTCCGTGATTCCTTTTGAGCTCCTCGTAGAGTTCTTTCATGATCTTCTCTGGCCAGAATGCCGGATGGAACCAGTCCTCGGGAAAGACTTTCTCACGGATGTTCCTTTCAATTTCACCGTTGGGCAACCGTCTGTGCATCAGCGGAATCGGCGGATCAATTCTTACGTAGGCTAAAATCCTGGGCTCGTACTCCTCCCTCTCGACGAGTTCAAGGAGCAGGAAGCGAGAAGCTGGAGTAGAGCCCTTAATCTCGAGGATGTGGCTTTCAGCGCCGCAGACGGGGCAGTTCTGCTTGGTGTTTGCCTCGAAGATGTGGCCGTTCTCACAGCGCCACAATGCCACCTTTTCCTTCTGGCTGGCGTAGTGATACTGCTCCAGCTCGGCTATAGCTTCGAAGTCGCTCTCGTATTTGGCCTCTCTTGCCCTCAGCTTGTATGTGTAGAGGAGCTCTCCCGTGAGTGGGGAGAAGCGCTTGGCCTCTACCTCCTTCTCCCAGAGGGGCCAGACCTTTATCTTATCGCCAGAGTAGAACTTATAGAGCTCATAGTCGTCGAAGTCAAGAACTTTGTAGTCCTCCTTTTCCTTCGGCGTTTCTCTAATCCTAATTTCCACTTCATCGCCTGTCAGAAACCACTGGGCAACGTTGCCCGTCATGTAGAGTCTGAACTTTCCTTCCTCAGTTTCAACCTCGAGAATCCCAAACCATCGATGCTTGAAGCGCGGGATTTCGCTCCCCACAACCCGACCTCTAAGAATCATCGGCTATCACCATCGGTAATTGGAGAGATGAAATTAATAACTGTTCTCTTCACGAATTAACTCCATTTATGGCGAGGCTGATTATCCCCTGATTATTACCCCTCCACAACCGGAAACTCCCTTGTGAGAAGCTTCCACTCCCGATCCTTCCAGACTTCACGGGACGTTACCAGGAGTATTATTGAATCGGTCACCGAGGCATAATCTTTGAGATTCAGGAGAAACTTGAAAACCTGCTGAAAGCCGTTCTCGATAGCGAGATATTCTATGCAGTCTATCAGAACGACCTTGGGTGTTTCGTTTTCCTTGAAGAACTCGACCACCAGATGTCCCAAGTACTCAAGACGGGTGGGGGAGACGTGCGATTTCCCTTCTACTCTCGTGATCCATATGACGGGCGTCCGCTTAAGCCCGAGTCTCCTCTTGATTTCCTCTGGGGGTGTTCTTGAAATCACTAGGCCAGGATATTCCTTCAATAGGCTCAGGAAAAGCTCTTTCGCCTTTTCTGGGAAAACTATGTGTGTGCCAGGGGATAACATTAATGCCGATTCGTTCTCACCGCCTTTTGGAACCTCTTTAACGACCTCCACCCGATAGTTGTTTATAAGTGCTCCAAATAGTGACGCAAAGGCATAAAAAAACAGCAGCTGAAACACTATCCATATGTTATCGGCTATCAATTCAGATTTTTCTATGAACTCTTCGCTGAAATAGTCAGAAAAATAGCCCGGGGCGTAGAAGCATTCTGCGATAAACCATACAATTGTGGCAAGGAGAAGTGCATCGTAGAACTTTCCTACGCCGGGATACGTGCTCCGGAAGGACTTTCTGAATTTAACTGCCAAGGCCACTGTGGCTATGTTGATTATCAAGGTAACAGTTTCATTAAATTCAGCACTTAGGAGTATTTGAATTATACCCATGTAAATGCCACCACTTAGAAAGTTAGGGTTCGATAATTTAAAACTGTTGCTGTATAGGCTGTGATTGTAGTTGCATAATTCAGCAGTCTTTAACAAAACTTTAGGGACTTTATGAGTCCTTATTTTCCGTTTAGACGATTTTAAACAATTATAACTTTAAGCTATTTAACTCTCCTGCAGTTGTCAATGGAAGATCCATTACGTCTGTGTAAAGACACCAAAATAGAAGCTCACTTTGAAGCCCGTTAAGAGAAAGCGAGCATTTATGGGGTTCATAAGGAGATCCCGAAAGCGATTTGGCTTTACGACCTTAGCTTGCCCACTGAGAGAATTGATAAACCATTGGGGAGTGGGAAAAATAAAGGGGAGATCCGTTCGGGATGCCTCTACCGACTGTCGTGCCATCGGCCTGAGCTGGCTGAGGAATAACCCGGAAACACCTTAGGATTGTCCCCTTGGAACGTCTAAAAGCCCCTCGACTTTTTCAAGAACCTTCAAAGGATTCTCTCCAAATATAAGGACCATCGGCTCCTTGCCCCAGTCACCAAGGTGGTATATGACATCGGGCCTCTCCCTGACCCTCCTTATCGCCGTCTCTATGCCCCACGGAATCGTTCCGCCCTCCTTAATCTTAACATCCTCTGGCTCCTCGCGCCTGTCGTAGAAGGAAACCGTGAGGCCCAACTTTTCTGCCCTCTCGATGAGCTCCCTTGAATAGCGGAGGTTGATAACGGCCCTTACCTCGGGGTAAAACTCGCGGAACTTGAGGAGGGCTCGTTTTAGGTGGTCCGACGCGTTTAGCTCGACCGGTCCAACGGGTTTAATCGTTTTTCCGTAGCGCACTATCCTACCCTTCACCGCGAAGACCTCGCCTTGGGGAGTGGTGTAGGCGAAGTTCGTCCCAACCTCCGGAACGAAGGGATTCAAAAGCTCACCCATCTCCACCAGCCGTTTCACTGCATTTTTGAGCCCTGAATAGGTCCTCCAGCGCTCAACGTCGATTTCAAGCGGTGCAAGGGGGTTGATGCACTTGCCCTCGCTGGAAGAGAACCTTATCGCAGTTTCAACGAAGCGCTTTGCCTCCTCCACAGCTTCTGGAAGCTCCATCCCCTTGGCGAGGAGGGAAGCCAAAGCCGAGGAAAATGCGCAGCCCGTTCCGTGGGTGAAGCCTTCAATCATTTCACCTCGGAACTCGTAGAACTCTCCATTCCAGTAAAGGACGTCGGTGTAGTCGAGGTGTCCCCCCTTAACGACGGCCGCCTTGGCTCCGAACTCCTCAACGAGAATCCTGGCGGCCTTCTTCATGTCCTCAACGCTTGAAACCTTCATCCCCGTAAGCTTCTCGGCCTCTGGAACGTTCGGCGTGACTATTGAACCCGGAATCAGGAGGTCCTTTAGCGTCTCGATGCCCTCCACATCTATCAGGGGATGACCGGTGGAGGAAGTCAAAACCGGGTCAAGAACCCTTAAAAGGCCCTCCGTTTCCTCAGCGACTATTTTTACAGCCTCTCCGTTACCGAGCATACCTATTTTTACCGCCTCAATCTCGAAGAAATCCTTGACGGCCCTTATCTCCCCGCGGATGAGCTCTGGAGGAAGGACGTGGTAGCCCCTAACCTCGCCGGGGTTCTGGTATGTTATGGAAGAAACAACGGGGAGCGGGTGCTCCCCTAAAGCGGAGACAGTCTCTATGTCCGCCTTAATCCCTGCCCCTCCCCCGGTGTCGAGGCCCGCTATGATTAGGACGGCCATGTCAGACCCCCAGCACAGCTTTTTTCAGCTCCTGTGTGGCTTTTTTAACGTCAGGTGCATTCATGACGGCAGAAATCACCGCCACGCCGTCCACACCAGCTTTCATTACCTCCCCCGCGTTTTCAGCGGTTATTCCGCCTATCGCAACCACCGGGATGCTGACCCTTCTGACTATCTCCTTGAGGCCTTCCAGTCCAAGAACCCTCGCCTCTGGCTTCGTAGGGGTTGAAAAGACGGCTCCAGCTCCGAGATAGTCAGCTCCGAGCTTTTCCGCCATTAGGGCTTCCTCAACGCTGTAAACGGAGGCGCCCACGATGAGGTTCGGCGCAATCTCTTTTGCCACCTCTATCGGTATGTCCTCCGGGCCGAGCTGGACCCCATCCGCGTCCAGAGCAAGGGCGAGGTCTATCCTGTCGTCAACGAAGAAGAGGGCCCCGTAGTCCCGGGTAAGCCTTCGAATCTCTTTACCTGCCAGGTAGGCCTCCCTCGCCGGGACGCTCTTAGCCCTCAGCTGGATTGATGTGGCACCGCCTTCGAGGGCCTCCCTGACCTTTTGAACTTCCCCACGGTCGCCGCGGGCGGTGATGACGTAAAGAAGAAGGGAATCGCGGAGGGACACCTCAGACCCTCCTTACCTTTGCCCTCTCCGTTACCGTCTCGGGGGTTACGGCGTAGAGGTAGTCGTAGAGCTTCACGTGGAAAGTGCCGGGATATGGGACTTCACTCGCCAGCTCCGCCGCGACCTCGAAGGCCACCAGGGCCGAAACGGCCGCCTTCAAGGACTCTTCGACGGCAAGGAACGCCCCCGTTATCGCCGTCGCCATGCACCCAGTCCCCGTGACCCTTCCGAGGAGCTTGTGGCCGTTTTCAACGGCATAGGTAGTTTTTCCGTCGCTGACGAAGTCAACGGGTCCGGTAACGGCGACGGTGGCTCCAAACTCTAGGGCGGCCTTCTCTGCGAGCTCCCTGGCCGACTCATGGGAGTATTCCGCGGAATCAACGCCCCTCGTTTTCCCGTGCTCCCCGAGGAGCGCTGAAACCTCGCCGAAATTCCCCCTTACGACCGAGATATCCCCGATCTCAAGAAGCCTGAGGGCGGTTGAAGTTCTAAGCCTCGTTGCCCCAGCTCCAACCGGGTCAAGCACGACGGGCTTTCCGAGTTCGGAGGCCGCTTTAACCGCCTCCTCCATTGAGGCTATCCAGTGAGAGGAGAGGGTTCCTATGTTTATCACCAGGGAGTCGGCTATTGCCACCATCTCGCGCACTTCTTCAATGGCGTGGGCCATTACGGGTGAAGCACCTACCGCGAGGAGGGCATTGGCAGTCTCGTTCATGACGACGTAGTTGGTGATGTTGTGCACGAGGGGCCTCCTTTCCCGCACCTTCCTGAGGGCCTCCCCAATCCACTCCATCTCAGGCCCTCCCGAGCTTCTCGAGGATTTCAATGGCTGCTTTTCTCCCGCTCAGGAACATGCCGCCGAATATCGGCCCCATCCTCGGGGCACCGGCAACTGCGTTTGCCGCCATGCCCGTGACGTACAGTCCCGGGAAGACCTCCCCGGTATGCTCCACCGTGAGCCTCTCACCCATCTCGGCCCACATGGGGCCCTCCCCGGGGAGCTTCTCTATCAGCCCTCTCTTCAGCAGGTGCTGGGTTATCTGAGCGCCATGGCCTGTTGAATCAATCACGAACCTTGCCTCTACCGTTAGGGGATCCACGTGGAGGCCCGTCATCTTCACCGGCGTCCAGTTTATGACCACCCCAGCCACGCGGTCGTTTTTAACTACTAAGTCCTCGACCTCAACCATGTTGAATATCTTTACCCCAGCCTTCACCGTCCTGCTGGCTATCGTCGTGGCAACTTCAATCGCATCGGCTACGTAAAGACCCGGTCTGAACTCCCTGTAATCTATCCCAAACTCATCGAGTATCTCCCTGGCGCTCTCCTCCACGACGATCCTGTTGAAGCCCATCGCGCCGCCCCAGATTCCACCGCCCACGCTGAGCTTCTTCTCGAAGATTGCCACCTTTGCTCCGCCCTTGGCGAGATAGTAAGCCGCAACCATGCCCGATGGGCCAGCACCGATGATGGCAACATCAAGCGTGAGGTTGTCGAGCAGGTCTTTCATGTAAGCCTCGATTATCGCCCCACTTATCTCGAGGTCCTTCAGCATTCTGACCACCCCAAAGCTTATAAGCTGCGGTGAAAACTGAGTTTTGAAATTTAAAAACTTTGTTATACACGGTGGTGGCAATGACCCAGCTGGAGGAAGCTAGGCGCGGAGTAGTTACGGAGGAAATGAAGTTCATAGCGGAGCGCGAGGGGATAAGTGCTGAAAAGCTGAGGAGAAGCGTCGCCAAAGGCCACACCGTCATATTCCGCAACGTGAGGCACGATTGGGTCAAGCCCGTTGCAGTTGGTGAAGTCGTCCGCGTCAAGGTCAACGCCAACATAGGCACCTCGCGCGACATAGTAGACGTCGAGGCCGAGATAGAGAAGGCCAAAATCGCGGTCAAATATGGCGCCGATACCATAATGGATCTCTCAACTGGCGGCGACCTCGATGAAATAAGAAAGCGCATAATGAAGGCGGTGGACGTTCCCATTGGCACCGTTCCCATCTACCAGGCCGCCGAGGAGATGCTGGCCAAAGGAAAGGCCATCATCGAGATGACCGAGGACGACATGTGGAAGGCTGTGGAGAAGCACTTCAGGGACGGCGTTGACTACACGACGATACACGTTGGAGTTACGAAAGAGGTCGTCGAGAAGATGAAGAGAACCAAGAGGATCGTCGGCATGGTCTCCCGCGGCGGAACGTTCCTGGCAGCGTGGATACTCCACTGGGGCGAGGAGAACCCCTTCTACAAGAACTACGACTATCTCCTTGAGCTCGCCAGGGAGTACGACGTCGTCCTAAGCCTCGGCGACGGGTTGAGGCCTGGTGGACTGCCCGATGCTGGCGACGAACTGCAGATAGCCGAGCTTTACACCCTCGGAAGGCTCGTTAGGAGAGCCAGAGAGGCAGGAGTTCAGACCATGGTTGAAGGGCCCGGCCACGTTCCGATAGACCAGATAGCAGCCCAGGTGAAGCTGGCCAAGATCGCCACGGATAACGCTCCTTTCTATGTGTTGGGTCCGATAGTTACCGACGTCTTCCCAGGCTATGACCACATCACGGCGGCCATAGGCGGAGCCATAGCCGCTCTAAACGGGGCTGACTTCCTCTGCTACGTCACCCCAGCGGAGCACCTCGGCCTCCCGACTGTCGAGCACGTTAGAGAGGGGGTTATAGCTGCCAGGATAGCCGCTCACGCAGTCAATCTAACGCGCTTCGAGGCCGATTTTAAGAAGGATTACCTCATGAGCCTCGCGAGGGGAAGGCTGAACTGGGCGAAGCAGTTCGAGCTCAGCGAGGACAAGGAGATGTTCGTTGAGATAAGGAAGGAGAGACCGACAAAGACCGAGGCATGCTCTATGTGCGGCGATTTATGCGCGATAAAGCTCATCAACGACATGCTGAGGAAGGGTGAGGCCGAGTGAGGCTCATCTACCGCGGCAAAACGAAGGACGTTTACGAGGATGGCCCGTATCTAGTCTTTTACTTCAAGGACTCCCTGCTGGGCGAAGACGGCAGAGAGGACACGGGTGGCAACGAGGTGATAGGCGAGAGACCTGGCAAGGGGAGTGCAGTTCTCAAGCAGACGGAGTTCTTCTTCAGCCTGCTGGAAAGGAACGGGATAAGGACCCACTTCGTCGAGCGGATTGACGAGAGAAGGGCGCGCTTTCTGAATGCGGAGAGGATTCCGCTGGAGGCTATATACCGCTTCAAGGCTTATGGAAGCTTTCTCAGGAGATACAGCGGCTGGGTGGAGTCCCTCCAAGAGCTGGGAATAGTCGAGTTCACCCTCAAGGACGACTCGCTCGGCGACCCCCTCATAACCGAAGAAGCAATATTACGGCTCGGTATAGCGAGCGAAGGGGAGCTGGAGGAAATGAAGGAGGTAACGAAAAGGGTCGCCGAAGTCCTGGCGGAGTTCTTCTCTACAAAGGGGCTTGAGCTAATAGACTTCAAGCTGGAGTTCGGCAGGCTGAATGGAGAGCTTCTGGTGATAGACGAGCTCAGCGGCGACACGATGCGCGTTATGAAGGGTGGAAGGCTTTTGAGTCAGGAAGAGCTCCTGGAGGTGGTAGAATGATAATCTCCACCATAGCTTCCCACTCCTCCCTTCAGATACTCATGGGGGCAAAGAGAGAGGGCTTCAGAACGAGACTCTACGTCAAACCGAATAGAAAGGCCTTCTACTCCTCCATCCCGCTCGTCGATGAAATCGTCGTAACGGAAAACATGAGGGAAGTACTCGGTGATGACGGCATCGTCGTACCCCACGGCTCTTTCGTGGCCTACCTTGGCATAGAGGCCATCGAGAAAGCAAACACTAAGTTCTTCGGCAACAAGCGTTTCCTCAAGTGGGAAACCAGCTTTGAGCTCCAGGATATGGCCCTTAAAAAGGCCGGCATTCCGATGGTTGAAGTCATCGAGCCCGAAGAGGCTAAGCCAGACGAGCTTTACTTTGTCCGCCTTGAGGGACCGAGGGGCGGAAGCGGGCACTTCTTGGCTTACGGCTATGAACTGGAGGAGAAGATCAAAGGCCTGAGCGAACCCTACAGGATTGAACGCTTCACAGACGGCGTTTACCTTTACGTCCACTTCTTCTATTCGCCGATTTTAAACCGTTTGGAGCTCTTTGGCGTTGATGAGCGCTTGGTCATCGCGGACGCAAACAAGAGGCGGCCCTTCAAGACCCTCCCCTACACCATAGCGGGAAACAAGGCCATAGCGCTGAGGGAGTCGCTCATTCCAATGCTCTACGATTACGGATTGGCTTTCGTCAAGGCCATGGAAGAGCTTGAACCTCCCGGCATCATAGGTCCCTTCGCTCTCCACTTCGCCTACGATGGTGAATTCCGCTGCATAGGCTTCGCCTCGCGCATAGACGGCGGCAGCAATGCCAAACACTGGTACTCGGCCCTCTACTGGGAGAGGCCGATGCTCATGGGCGAGAGGATAGCGCGCGAGATTAAGCTCGCCCTCGAGGAGGACCACCTCGAGGAGGTGGTAACTTGAGGTACGTCGGGAGAATGCTCGGCGTGGGCCTAAACAACGGGAGGCCCTTCGCCTTCTACCGCCTGAACTCCCGCTCCTTCCCTAACAGGAGGGCGGTTATTCGGGGAAACGAAATTTACATAGCCAACCAGACCGAGACTGACAACCCCTACGTGAGCTATTCCGTTGTGAAGCTGCTCGAAAACTACGCGGTCGTGAGCAACGGACTGCAGACTGT
Protein-coding regions in this window:
- the mrtA gene encoding CPBP family archaeomyxosortase MrtA; its protein translation is MELKRNPWLLYALSLVFIPLVWGRGDNVFEWAAYNTAFYVVLPLAVGYLLGFKPRELGFQLGNRKGYKWFVVLFLLSIPISLYGTRVPEMKNYYPIFAYSGWTDFLIKELAVGAIMFAHEAFYRGILLFPLAKKNEWLAILAQDVPYTLVHIGKPGIEIPYAFFAGIVFAKMDLKGESFLPSFLLHWLGSVLFDVMCVLL
- a CDS encoding heparan-alpha-glucosaminide N-acetyltransferase, translating into MLGAEVYSRGRFWEVDLLRGIGITMMVVSNFVTDLQLFLNYSGHPFFWKAFAYATASIFVFVSGLSFWISYSRTIKKNPRPYAKYFRRFLKLFGLGMLITVVTYLFLDGMTIYFGILHFLGVATLLAIPFYRFGKLNLLWAAFFIFGSLWVRNLIGPPWLLPLGITFKGFSSPDYFPVFPWFGVYLLGLTAGSVFYPEGMRKKELRIPANPLVLALCVVGRHTLGIYLVHQPLLVGLLMLIYGPLPGISL
- a CDS encoding GNAT family N-acetyltransferase; amino-acid sequence: MILRGRVVGSEIPRFKHRWFGILEVETEEGKFRLYMTGNVAQWFLTGDEVEIRIRETPKEKEDYKVLDFDDYELYKFYSGDKIKVWPLWEKEVEAKRFSPLTGELLYTYKLRAREAKYESDFEAIAELEQYHYASQKEKVALWRCENGHIFEANTKQNCPVCGAESHILEIKGSTPASRFLLLELVEREEYEPRILAYVRIDPPIPLMHRRLPNGEIERNIREKVFPEDWFHPAFWPEKIMKELYEELKRNHGRKVARSLLWEEAKWRALKETNTAGARIARVVVHPDYRSDGLGQLSVRAALEWIAERRVPEMRKRKHIVETIAQMARYNPFFEKVGFKFLWETASGRPVLFYPLTEEAKEYIERFLREDPYAPEDGRLWRPSYGKVEPLSGPIVFKNVSKVFESELDVKGLPEEIQELLKAFGVRHRVIQRPVLRNLNFEIKPGELIAVVGASGAGKTTLLRLILGAAKGYWEEKYRPSEGEISVPENVKVSVLIPGEFEPSFGSESILEHVYRKIRDLNAAVEVLNRAGLSDAVLYRAKFGELSTGQKERAKIASLLAEKPNLLLMDEFAAHLDTLTAMRVAKKVAEIIREAGITALIITHRPEVLRALDPDKVLFVGYGTARVEAKGKSREEGRKSA
- a CDS encoding DUF835 domain-containing protein; this encodes MGIIQILLSAEFNETVTLIINIATVALAVKFRKSFRSTYPGVGKFYDALLLATIVWFIAECFYAPGYFSDYFSEEFIEKSELIADNIWIVFQLLFFYAFASLFGALINNYRVEVVKEVPKGGENESALMLSPGTHIVFPEKAKELFLSLLKEYPGLVISRTPPEEIKRRLGLKRTPVIWITRVEGKSHVSPTRLEYLGHLVVEFFKENETPKVVLIDCIEYLAIENGFQQVFKFLLNLKDYASVTDSIILLVTSREVWKDREWKLLTREFPVVEG
- the thiD gene encoding bifunctional hydroxymethylpyrimidine kinase/phosphomethylpyrimidine kinase, whose amino-acid sequence is MAVLIIAGLDTGGGAGIKADIETVSALGEHPLPVVSSITYQNPGEVRGYHVLPPELIRGEIRAVKDFFEIEAVKIGMLGNGEAVKIVAEETEGLLRVLDPVLTSSTGHPLIDVEGIETLKDLLIPGSIVTPNVPEAEKLTGMKVSSVEDMKKAARILVEEFGAKAAVVKGGHLDYTDVLYWNGEFYEFRGEMIEGFTHGTGCAFSSALASLLAKGMELPEAVEEAKRFVETAIRFSSSEGKCINPLAPLEIDVERWRTYSGLKNAVKRLVEMGELLNPFVPEVGTNFAYTTPQGEVFAVKGRIVRYGKTIKPVGPVELNASDHLKRALLKFREFYPEVRAVINLRYSRELIERAEKLGLTVSFYDRREEPEDVKIKEGGTIPWGIETAIRRVRERPDVIYHLGDWGKEPMVLIFGENPLKVLEKVEGLLDVPRGQS
- the thiE gene encoding thiamine phosphate synthase; the protein is MSLRDSLLLYVITARGDRGEVQKVREALEGGATSIQLRAKSVPAREAYLAGKEIRRLTRDYGALFFVDDRIDLALALDADGVQLGPEDIPIEVAKEIAPNLIVGASVYSVEEALMAEKLGADYLGAGAVFSTPTKPEARVLGLEGLKEIVRRVSIPVVAIGGITAENAGEVMKAGVDGVAVISAVMNAPDVKKATQELKKAVLGV
- the thiM gene encoding hydroxyethylthiazole kinase encodes the protein MEWIGEALRKVRERRPLVHNITNYVVMNETANALLAVGASPVMAHAIEEVREMVAIADSLVINIGTLSSHWIASMEEAVKAASELGKPVVLDPVGAGATRLRTSTALRLLEIGDISVVRGNFGEVSALLGEHGKTRGVDSAEYSHESARELAEKAALEFGATVAVTGPVDFVSDGKTTYAVENGHKLLGRVTGTGCMATAITGAFLAVEESLKAAVSALVAFEVAAELASEVPYPGTFHVKLYDYLYAVTPETVTERAKVRRV
- a CDS encoding sulfide-dependent adenosine diphosphate thiazole synthase, with product MLKDLEISGAIIEAYMKDLLDNLTLDVAIIGAGPSGMVAAYYLAKGGAKVAIFEKKLSVGGGIWGGAMGFNRIVVEESAREILDEFGIDYREFRPGLYVADAIEVATTIASRTVKAGVKIFNMVEVEDLVVKNDRVAGVVINWTPVKMTGLHVDPLTVEARFVIDSTGHGAQITQHLLKRGLIEKLPGEGPMWAEMGERLTVEHTGEVFPGLYVTGMAANAVAGAPRMGPIFGGMFLSGRKAAIEILEKLGRA
- the thiC gene encoding phosphomethylpyrimidine synthase ThiC, which codes for MTQLEEARRGVVTEEMKFIAEREGISAEKLRRSVAKGHTVIFRNVRHDWVKPVAVGEVVRVKVNANIGTSRDIVDVEAEIEKAKIAVKYGADTIMDLSTGGDLDEIRKRIMKAVDVPIGTVPIYQAAEEMLAKGKAIIEMTEDDMWKAVEKHFRDGVDYTTIHVGVTKEVVEKMKRTKRIVGMVSRGGTFLAAWILHWGEENPFYKNYDYLLELAREYDVVLSLGDGLRPGGLPDAGDELQIAELYTLGRLVRRAREAGVQTMVEGPGHVPIDQIAAQVKLAKIATDNAPFYVLGPIVTDVFPGYDHITAAIGGAIAALNGADFLCYVTPAEHLGLPTVEHVREGVIAARIAAHAVNLTRFEADFKKDYLMSLARGRLNWAKQFELSEDKEMFVEIRKERPTKTEACSMCGDLCAIKLINDMLRKGEAE
- a CDS encoding phosphoribosylaminoimidazolesuccinocarboxamide synthase, yielding MRLIYRGKTKDVYEDGPYLVFYFKDSLLGEDGREDTGGNEVIGERPGKGSAVLKQTEFFFSLLERNGIRTHFVERIDERRARFLNAERIPLEAIYRFKAYGSFLRRYSGWVESLQELGIVEFTLKDDSLGDPLITEEAILRLGIASEGELEEMKEVTKRVAEVLAEFFSTKGLELIDFKLEFGRLNGELLVIDELSGDTMRVMKGGRLLSQEELLEVVE
- a CDS encoding formate--phosphoribosylaminoimidazolecarboxamide ligase — encoded protein: MIISTIASHSSLQILMGAKREGFRTRLYVKPNRKAFYSSIPLVDEIVVTENMREVLGDDGIVVPHGSFVAYLGIEAIEKANTKFFGNKRFLKWETSFELQDMALKKAGIPMVEVIEPEEAKPDELYFVRLEGPRGGSGHFLAYGYELEEKIKGLSEPYRIERFTDGVYLYVHFFYSPILNRLELFGVDERLVIADANKRRPFKTLPYTIAGNKAIALRESLIPMLYDYGLAFVKAMEELEPPGIIGPFALHFAYDGEFRCIGFASRIDGGSNAKHWYSALYWERPMLMGERIAREIKLALEEDHLEEVVT